One window from the genome of Phycisphaerales bacterium encodes:
- a CDS encoding right-handed parallel beta-helix repeat-containing protein, translating into MSARHVTPALVAALAATTFGVNAMGVVIYVNHAATGGNNGTSWANAYTDLQAALNGAAPSDEIWVAAGTYRPGTARTASFALKTGVNLYGGFAGTETAREQRDWASNVTVLSGDLLGNDAPNWANRADNAYHVVVAVGLGTCRLDGFTISGGHANGAALGATPESQDQGSGVNVYDSYPHFENIIFEDNYASNHGAVNDHGSSTLVACTFRRNYGGLLGAGLYMHFQSQTVATRCVFTRNETPQEGAGAYSRSYVGARVEDSLFTYNLANFGAGMYTAEGSSPTILRSTFSYNIAHTGGAGVAAKFANPTVRECTFTNNLAGPLDDLEGSGGGGGSGGGGFWATGGDPLVVDCVFAANQATFGGGVYFNEDSTGRVVRCVIRDNVANEAGGLYILMSRASAHGCTIERNIASGGQFPVGGGISAYFSNSVIADCIVDSNIAGVGGGGIYVEGESPLIVNSIITRNKATWVDQGWGGGVLNGFHTSATMVGCVIVGNEAERGGGVANAVLSTPTIVNSTIVANRSTAADARGGGVHTMAAVPSTIANSVIWDNAPSDVSGSSNISYSDVGTGVTGPGDMQVDPRFVRMPSAGPDGVWRTADDELGDLRLAPASPLIDAGNAAVLPANVTLDAGGVARRIDDTSMMDAVPGQEPAVDIGACEFQGVSCSADFNGDGDTGTDQDIEAFFACIGGTCCETCGSADFNRDGDTATDQDIESFFRVLGGGSC; encoded by the coding sequence ATGAGTGCACGACATGTCACCCCGGCCTTAGTGGCGGCGTTAGCCGCGACGACCTTTGGCGTAAACGCCATGGGCGTTGTGATTTACGTCAACCACGCGGCCACGGGCGGGAACAACGGCACCTCGTGGGCCAACGCCTACACCGATCTGCAGGCGGCGCTTAACGGGGCGGCGCCTTCGGATGAGATCTGGGTGGCGGCGGGTACGTACCGGCCGGGGACTGCTCGGACGGCAAGCTTTGCGCTCAAGACGGGGGTGAACCTGTATGGCGGGTTCGCCGGGACCGAAACTGCGCGCGAGCAGCGCGACTGGGCAAGCAACGTGACGGTGCTGTCGGGCGACCTGCTGGGCAACGACGCGCCGAACTGGGCCAACCGCGCGGACAACGCGTACCACGTGGTAGTCGCGGTCGGGCTGGGGACGTGCAGGCTGGATGGGTTCACGATCAGCGGCGGGCACGCGAACGGCGCGGCGTTGGGCGCGACGCCCGAGAGCCAGGACCAGGGCAGCGGTGTCAACGTTTACGACTCCTACCCGCACTTTGAGAACATCATCTTCGAGGACAACTACGCCAGCAACCACGGCGCGGTGAACGACCACGGCAGTTCGACGCTGGTCGCGTGCACGTTCCGGCGGAACTACGGCGGGCTGCTGGGGGCCGGGCTGTACATGCACTTCCAGTCGCAGACGGTGGCGACGCGGTGCGTGTTCACGCGGAACGAGACGCCGCAGGAGGGGGCGGGGGCGTACTCGCGGAGCTATGTGGGTGCGCGGGTGGAGGATTCGCTGTTCACGTACAACCTCGCGAACTTCGGGGCGGGGATGTACACCGCCGAGGGCAGCAGCCCCACGATCCTGCGGTCCACCTTCAGCTACAACATCGCGCACACGGGCGGGGCGGGTGTCGCGGCCAAGTTCGCGAACCCAACGGTGCGCGAGTGCACGTTCACCAACAACCTCGCGGGGCCGCTGGATGACCTCGAGGGCTCGGGCGGCGGCGGCGGGAGCGGCGGTGGGGGGTTCTGGGCCACCGGCGGCGACCCGCTGGTGGTGGACTGCGTGTTCGCAGCCAACCAGGCGACCTTTGGCGGGGGCGTGTACTTCAACGAGGACAGTACGGGGCGGGTGGTGCGCTGCGTCATCCGCGACAATGTTGCGAATGAGGCGGGCGGGCTGTACATCCTAATGAGCCGCGCGTCGGCCCATGGCTGCACCATCGAGCGGAACATCGCCTCGGGCGGGCAGTTCCCGGTGGGGGGTGGGATCAGCGCGTACTTCTCGAACTCTGTGATCGCTGACTGCATCGTGGATTCGAACATCGCCGGCGTGGGCGGCGGCGGGATCTATGTCGAGGGCGAATCGCCGCTGATCGTGAACTCGATCATCACGCGGAACAAGGCGACGTGGGTGGATCAGGGGTGGGGCGGCGGCGTGCTCAACGGGTTCCACACGTCGGCCACGATGGTGGGGTGCGTGATTGTGGGGAACGAAGCCGAGCGTGGGGGCGGGGTCGCCAACGCAGTCCTCTCGACGCCGACCATCGTGAATTCGACGATCGTGGCCAACCGGTCGACGGCGGCTGATGCCCGCGGCGGCGGCGTGCACACGATGGCGGCGGTGCCTTCGACGATCGCCAACTCGGTGATCTGGGACAACGCGCCGTCGGATGTGAGCGGGTCGTCGAACATCTCGTACTCGGATGTGGGGACGGGCGTGACCGGGCCGGGGGACATGCAGGTGGACCCGCGGTTCGTGCGGATGCCCTCGGCGGGCCCCGACGGCGTCTGGCGGACAGCCGATGATGAGCTGGGCGACCTGCGGCTGGCACCGGCGTCGCCCCTTATTGATGCCGGCAACGCGGCGGTGCTTCCGGCGAATGTCACCCTGGATGCGGGCGGGGTGGCGCGGCGTATCGATGACACCAGCATGATGGACGCGGTGCCCGGGCAGGAGCCTGCGGTGGACATCGGCGCGTGCGAGTTCCAGGGCGTGTCATGCAGCGCCGACTTCAACGGCGACGGCGATACGGGCACTGATCAGGACATCGAGGCGTTCTTCGCGTGCATCGGCGGCACGTGCTGCGAGACCTGCGGCTCCGCCGACTTCAACCGCGACGGGGACACGGCCACCGACCAGGACATCGAGAGCTTCTTCCGAGTGCTGGGCGGGGGCTCGTGCTAA
- a CDS encoding response regulator transcription factor, which produces MTSNAGVLDVGVIAVDDNPLMVDSLERMVKSTPGLRWECGLTGGEGVIDAVQEREPALVLMDMQMPGVDTCKLVTDIATRFPNTRVLMLSGHLKREYVLGSIDAGALGYVGKHRDPDYITEAIRKVAAGEFFVCPDAAAAAGLA; this is translated from the coding sequence ATGACCTCGAATGCTGGTGTGCTGGATGTCGGCGTGATCGCCGTGGACGACAACCCGCTGATGGTGGATTCGCTGGAACGGATGGTGAAGAGCACGCCCGGCCTGCGCTGGGAGTGCGGCCTCACCGGCGGCGAGGGCGTTATCGACGCGGTGCAGGAGCGTGAGCCTGCGCTGGTGCTCATGGACATGCAGATGCCGGGCGTGGACACCTGCAAGCTCGTGACGGACATCGCGACCAGGTTCCCCAACACCAGAGTGCTGATGCTGAGCGGGCACCTCAAGCGCGAGTACGTGCTGGGCTCGATCGACGCCGGCGCCCTCGGGTACGTGGGCAAGCACCGCGACCCGGACTACATCACCGAGGCGATCCGCAAGGTGGCCGCGGGCGAGTTCTTCGTGTGCCCCGACGCGGCCGCGGCGGCTGGGCTGGCCTGA
- a CDS encoding sigma-54 dependent transcriptional regulator yields MKTVLVVDDKEMMRDSVCVTLERAGFTVVSAPDGAAALETIAKKRPDAVVTDMKMPHMTGIELLEKVRQIDDELPVVLMTAFGTIETAVKAMKLGAFDYLTKPFEGDELIISLKRAIEHRRLMRENAVLRAAAGVSEGSTSPAGASTNGQSTKSRAGLDRLIGNSEAMKKLREAIQFIANSHGTVLITGESGVGKEVVARAIHECSPRSQGAYLAVNCAALSSSLLESELFGHERGAFTGAEKLRKGRFELADGGTLLLDEISEVNPQIQAKLLRVLQERAFERVGSSLTIGVEVRVIATSNRDLPATVAKGDFRQDLYFRLNVLPVHVPPLRERLEDVPALANHFAAQVCAREGRAALRFAPAAESMLMAYSWPGNVRELQNICERAVVLSGGMPGALRDGMITPELIAPWVTPAAAATFVRAMPIQQIEAKPHGHLNGESGTSGLNGHAGNGDTRPLEEIEREAIVATLTRFNGHRQKTATALGIGVRTLGLKLKKWKEDKLVADTL; encoded by the coding sequence ATGAAAACCGTGCTGGTTGTCGACGACAAGGAAATGATGCGCGACAGCGTGTGCGTCACGCTCGAGCGGGCCGGCTTCACCGTGGTGAGCGCCCCCGACGGCGCCGCGGCCCTCGAGACAATCGCCAAAAAGCGCCCCGACGCCGTCGTCACCGACATGAAGATGCCGCACATGACCGGCATCGAGCTGCTGGAGAAGGTCCGGCAGATCGACGACGAGCTGCCCGTCGTACTGATGACCGCCTTCGGCACGATCGAGACCGCCGTGAAGGCCATGAAGCTCGGCGCCTTCGACTACCTCACCAAGCCCTTCGAGGGCGACGAGCTGATCATCTCGCTCAAGCGGGCCATCGAGCACCGCCGCCTGATGCGTGAGAACGCCGTGCTGCGGGCCGCGGCCGGGGTTTCCGAGGGTTCGACCTCGCCCGCCGGCGCGAGCACGAATGGGCAGTCGACCAAGAGCCGCGCCGGCCTGGACCGCCTCATCGGCAACTCCGAGGCAATGAAGAAGCTCCGCGAGGCCATCCAGTTCATTGCCAACTCGCATGGCACGGTGCTCATCACCGGCGAGTCGGGCGTGGGCAAGGAGGTCGTCGCCCGCGCCATCCACGAGTGCAGCCCGCGCTCTCAGGGGGCCTACCTTGCCGTCAACTGCGCCGCCCTCTCCTCCTCGCTCCTTGAGAGCGAGCTCTTCGGTCACGAGCGCGGCGCCTTCACCGGCGCTGAAAAACTCCGCAAGGGCCGCTTCGAGCTCGCCGACGGCGGCACCCTGCTGCTGGACGAGATCTCCGAGGTCAACCCGCAGATACAGGCCAAGCTGCTCCGCGTGCTCCAGGAGCGGGCCTTCGAGCGCGTGGGCTCATCGCTCACGATCGGCGTGGAGGTCCGCGTCATCGCCACCAGCAACCGTGACCTGCCCGCGACCGTCGCCAAGGGCGACTTCCGCCAGGACCTCTACTTCCGCCTCAACGTGCTGCCTGTGCACGTGCCCCCGCTCCGCGAGCGGCTGGAGGACGTGCCCGCGCTGGCCAATCACTTCGCCGCCCAGGTCTGCGCCCGCGAGGGCCGCGCCGCCCTCCGCTTCGCCCCCGCTGCCGAGTCGATGCTCATGGCCTACAGCTGGCCCGGCAATGTCCGCGAGCTGCAGAACATCTGCGAGCGGGCCGTGGTCCTCAGCGGCGGCATGCCCGGCGCGCTCCGCGACGGGATGATCACGCCCGAGCTGATCGCTCCATGGGTCACCCCCGCCGCGGCCGCGACCTTCGTGCGGGCGATGCCCATCCAGCAGATCGAGGCCAAGCCCCACGGGCACCTCAATGGCGAAAGCGGCACGAGCGGCCTGAACGGGCACGCCGGCAACGGTGACACCCGCCCCCTTGAGGAAATCGAGCGCGAGGCGATCGTGGCCACCCTCACCCGCTTCAACGGCCACCGCCAGAAGACCGCCACCGCCCTGGGCATCGGCGTCCGCACCCTTGGCCTCAAGCTCAAGAAGTGGAAGGAAGACAAGCTCGTCGCTGACACCCTCTAG
- a CDS encoding ATP-binding protein produces MSSVAATTSAAAHTLGPADLAELMGAFNDVTAKLQASHEQLRAEVARLTRELGEANAALERSRRLAALGEMAAGIAHEIRNPLGSVRLYARMLEQDLTDRPGEQGIALKIAGAARVMDGIVNDVLTFSREFRLRPQPIDVPDLYDRVLESCCHDGVPGWKHVTVVRKDRGANLPGFEADHSLLQQALVNVVRNAFEAMADVPDRTHALTLAASACDTESIVLSIRDTGPGIRPEVVDRMFNPFFTTRNTGTGLGLAIVHRIIDAHAGRVSVANNDDGPGATVRIELPLRVAPAATPAPTTDPIHVLETVR; encoded by the coding sequence ATGAGCAGCGTCGCCGCCACAACCTCTGCCGCCGCGCACACGCTGGGCCCGGCTGACCTCGCCGAGCTGATGGGCGCGTTCAACGACGTCACCGCCAAGCTCCAGGCCTCGCACGAGCAGCTGCGCGCCGAGGTTGCACGCCTCACCCGCGAGCTGGGCGAAGCGAACGCTGCCTTGGAGCGCTCCCGCCGCCTCGCGGCCCTGGGCGAGATGGCCGCGGGCATCGCCCACGAGATCCGCAACCCCCTGGGCTCGGTGCGGCTCTACGCCCGCATGCTGGAGCAGGACCTGACCGACCGGCCCGGCGAGCAGGGCATCGCGCTCAAGATCGCCGGCGCCGCCCGTGTGATGGACGGCATCGTCAACGACGTGCTCACATTCTCCCGCGAGTTCCGCCTCCGCCCGCAGCCGATCGACGTGCCCGACCTGTACGACCGTGTGCTCGAATCCTGCTGCCACGACGGCGTGCCGGGCTGGAAACACGTGACGGTCGTGCGCAAAGACCGCGGCGCCAACCTGCCCGGGTTCGAGGCCGACCACAGCCTGCTGCAGCAGGCCCTTGTCAACGTCGTGCGCAACGCCTTCGAGGCCATGGCCGACGTGCCCGACCGCACGCACGCGCTCACCCTCGCAGCTTCCGCCTGTGACACCGAGTCGATCGTGCTCAGCATCCGCGACACCGGCCCGGGTATCCGCCCCGAGGTCGTGGATCGCATGTTCAACCCGTTCTTCACCACCCGCAACACCGGCACGGGCCTGGGCCTCGCCATCGTGCACCGCATCATCGACGCCCACGCCGGTCGCGTGAGCGTGGCCAACAACGACGACGGCCCGGGGGCCACCGTCCGCATCGAACTCCCCCTGCGGGTCGCCCCCGCCGCGACCCCCGCCCCCACCACAGACCCGATCCACGTTCTGGAGACTGTCCGATGA
- a CDS encoding thioredoxin family protein yields the protein MGRLLIVILFIGVVIGGSVVLQKSRERQTALATPAPAGAAESGGHAAFFSPMSYAEAKSAAGSRLLLVDATATWCPPCKAMERDTWPQPELAAWMKDRGLAVQVDVDKDPAAAKELQIRGMPTVILMKDGRELARNMGYMDAGALLQWLNQHAG from the coding sequence ATGGGTCGTCTGCTGATTGTGATCCTGTTCATCGGCGTGGTGATCGGCGGGTCGGTGGTGCTGCAGAAGAGCCGCGAGAGGCAGACCGCGCTTGCGACCCCCGCGCCGGCCGGCGCGGCGGAGTCCGGCGGTCACGCCGCCTTCTTCTCGCCTATGAGCTACGCGGAGGCCAAGAGCGCGGCCGGCTCGCGCCTGCTGCTGGTGGACGCAACCGCGACGTGGTGCCCGCCCTGCAAGGCGATGGAGCGGGATACCTGGCCGCAGCCCGAGCTGGCCGCCTGGATGAAGGACCGCGGCCTGGCGGTGCAGGTGGATGTGGACAAGGACCCCGCCGCCGCCAAGGAGCTGCAGATCCGCGGTATGCCCACGGTGATTCTGATGAAGGACGGACGGGAGCTGGCCCGCAACATGGGCTACATGGACGCGGGGGCGCTGCTGCAGTGGCTGAACCAGCACGCTGGGTGA
- the fliE gene encoding flagellar hook-basal body complex protein FliE: MADPLGLIGGNGGINPSAYPRPFIKGPGGAGAPGAADAAGAAGAATPGASFKDVLLQNLNEVNRAQQDATRAVEDLATGQRTDIEGVILATQKADNAFRMLQALRNKVMDAYEEVKQIRT, encoded by the coding sequence ATGGCAGACCCACTCGGGCTCATCGGCGGCAACGGCGGGATCAACCCGTCGGCCTACCCGCGCCCGTTCATCAAGGGCCCCGGCGGAGCGGGGGCACCCGGAGCGGCGGACGCCGCGGGCGCTGCGGGCGCGGCAACGCCCGGCGCCTCCTTCAAGGACGTGCTGCTGCAGAACCTCAACGAGGTCAACAGGGCCCAGCAGGACGCCACCCGCGCGGTGGAGGACCTGGCCACCGGCCAGCGGACCGACATCGAGGGCGTCATCCTCGCCACCCAGAAGGCCGACAACGCCTTCCGCATGCTCCAGGCCCTGCGCAACAAGGTCATGGACGCGTACGAGGAGGTGAAGCAGATCCGCACCTAA
- the flgC gene encoding flagellar basal body rod protein FlgC has protein sequence MYGALDISVSGMIAQRARLTAISANIANRTAVHADGTPYRARHVIMAPGDPTARDPQGRRLGVHVSEIQIDQTPFRMRWAPNDPRAIKDGPQKGYVQESNVNPVMEQVNQLEATRAYEANAVAAEATKAMIGQALRLLG, from the coding sequence ATGTACGGCGCACTGGATATCTCGGTCAGCGGCATGATCGCCCAGCGCGCCCGCCTGACCGCCATCTCGGCCAACATCGCCAACCGCACGGCCGTGCACGCCGACGGCACCCCCTACCGCGCCCGCCACGTCATCATGGCCCCCGGCGACCCCACCGCCCGCGACCCCCAGGGCCGCCGCCTGGGCGTGCACGTCTCCGAGATCCAGATCGACCAGACCCCCTTCCGCATGCGCTGGGCGCCCAATGACCCGCGGGCGATCAAGGACGGACCGCAGAAGGGCTACGTGCAGGAAAGCAACGTCAACCCGGTCATGGAGCAGGTCAACCAGCTCGAGGCGACGCGGGCCTATGAGGCCAACGCCGTCGCTGCCGAGGCGACCAAGGCCATGATCGGGCAGGCACTCCGCTTGCTTGGGTAA
- a CDS encoding tetratricopeptide repeat protein, whose amino-acid sequence MPQPSPQPEQNPHPRQTWRDVWQVPVLGASVLLLAGGLAAAFVTRPKPDLNAGMQGAKQQIEARAYEDALRILNDDVLPGISKGTLTPDQRREFHLLRARALYLGQKELNLDRAENHRAIVSEYMEAEHLNAALTEHDQQYLCTSLLALGEVERAVRRVQNLPDSSREARTALIKRCIDAATTARPPNPTLALDLITFLTGDAQLSLEDRAWALARQGRVLLAQGYASEAVGKIVKSLPRLDGASPAMLGEIHYTLARAFEKQNELEESAQELDKAAALLESGSPLIPSLTLLQGQIYHRKPGLGSARDRYQAIINKFAHSPELVGALLGMGEVEAETLFAQDNGQDRGEGGDAAGALTRSLDYYTRVVELVRTSPSSPDGAAVTPDRIGESLLARCREQVEARKPDYRRALQFADLGEQLFGVDKAPPELLLVLAQVHQELAEEILASATAKGGVLSLADADPATQREAREHLVRAGEYYRNHAARVVAANVGLYGESLWAAADVFDRAGDTDAAISAFQQFAADFPTDVRQPEASFRLAQCYQARGDLELAAKIYRTLIAGRDKGEQAGPFADASYVPLAQTLLTDADHANDADAENLLVSVVNGALGGTRAPAFRDALRELGQRYYVSGRHERAIERFEEFLTRTAQDGTATPPGAVESVRYKLADSYRLSAAGLAAQLASGAMPDGERRGKEEARESRLRAASAAFEQVRTALEARSHRTALEDLYLRNSYYYLGACAFDLKDYTGAIAHYDAARERYPKDPASLVALVQVVSCYLAQGDVAKAALANQRAQRFYDSIPASAWEDPNLPMTRADWKQWLDAKDELRRAGEGATAGVKDE is encoded by the coding sequence GTGCCCCAGCCGTCCCCCCAACCCGAGCAGAACCCGCACCCACGCCAGACATGGCGTGACGTGTGGCAGGTCCCCGTCCTGGGGGCCTCGGTCCTGCTGCTGGCCGGGGGTCTCGCGGCCGCGTTCGTCACCCGCCCCAAGCCCGATCTGAACGCCGGCATGCAGGGTGCCAAGCAGCAGATCGAGGCCCGGGCCTACGAGGACGCCCTCCGCATACTCAACGACGACGTCCTGCCCGGCATCAGCAAGGGCACGCTCACGCCCGACCAGCGCCGCGAGTTCCACCTCCTCCGCGCCCGGGCGCTCTACCTCGGCCAGAAAGAACTCAACCTCGACCGCGCCGAGAACCACCGCGCCATCGTCTCCGAGTACATGGAGGCCGAGCACCTCAACGCGGCGCTCACGGAGCATGATCAGCAGTACCTCTGCACCTCGCTGCTGGCGCTAGGCGAGGTGGAGCGGGCTGTCCGCCGGGTGCAGAACCTGCCCGACTCGTCACGCGAGGCCCGCACCGCGCTCATCAAGCGTTGCATCGACGCGGCCACCACCGCCAGGCCCCCGAACCCCACTCTCGCCCTTGACCTGATCACCTTCCTGACCGGCGACGCGCAACTCTCGCTCGAGGACCGCGCCTGGGCGCTCGCCCGCCAGGGACGCGTGCTGCTGGCGCAGGGCTACGCCTCAGAGGCCGTGGGCAAGATCGTCAAGTCGCTCCCGCGCCTCGACGGCGCCAGCCCCGCGATGCTTGGGGAGATCCACTACACGCTCGCCCGCGCGTTCGAGAAGCAGAACGAGCTCGAGGAGTCGGCCCAGGAGTTGGACAAGGCCGCGGCCCTGCTCGAATCCGGCAGCCCGCTCATCCCATCGCTCACGCTGCTCCAAGGCCAGATCTACCATCGCAAGCCGGGCCTCGGCTCGGCCCGCGACCGTTACCAGGCGATCATCAACAAGTTCGCGCACTCGCCCGAGCTTGTCGGTGCGCTGCTCGGCATGGGGGAGGTCGAGGCCGAAACGCTGTTCGCTCAGGACAACGGCCAGGACCGCGGCGAGGGCGGCGACGCCGCGGGCGCCCTCACCCGCTCCCTGGACTACTACACGCGCGTCGTGGAGCTGGTCCGCACCTCCCCGTCATCCCCCGACGGCGCCGCCGTCACCCCAGATCGCATCGGCGAGAGCCTGCTGGCCCGCTGCCGCGAGCAGGTGGAGGCCCGCAAGCCCGACTACCGGCGTGCCCTCCAGTTCGCTGATCTCGGGGAGCAGCTGTTCGGAGTCGATAAAGCGCCGCCCGAGCTGCTGCTGGTGCTCGCCCAGGTGCACCAGGAGCTCGCAGAAGAAATTCTCGCCAGCGCTACCGCCAAGGGCGGCGTGCTCAGCCTGGCCGACGCCGACCCGGCCACCCAGCGTGAAGCCCGCGAGCACCTGGTCCGCGCGGGCGAGTACTACCGCAACCACGCCGCACGTGTCGTCGCCGCGAACGTCGGCCTCTACGGCGAGTCCCTCTGGGCCGCGGCCGACGTCTTCGACCGCGCCGGAGACACCGACGCCGCCATCAGCGCTTTCCAGCAGTTCGCCGCCGACTTCCCCACCGACGTCCGTCAGCCGGAGGCCAGCTTCCGCCTCGCCCAGTGCTATCAGGCCCGCGGCGATCTCGAACTCGCCGCGAAGATCTACCGCACCCTCATCGCGGGGCGCGATAAGGGCGAGCAGGCCGGCCCGTTCGCCGATGCCAGCTATGTCCCCCTCGCGCAGACGCTGCTGACCGATGCGGACCATGCGAACGACGCCGACGCCGAGAACCTGCTGGTCTCGGTGGTCAACGGCGCCCTGGGCGGCACCCGCGCGCCCGCGTTCCGCGACGCCCTCCGCGAGCTCGGCCAGCGCTACTACGTCAGCGGCCGCCACGAACGCGCCATTGAGCGCTTCGAGGAGTTCCTGACCCGCACCGCTCAGGATGGCACGGCTACGCCCCCCGGCGCGGTTGAGAGCGTGCGCTACAAACTCGCTGATTCCTACCGGCTTTCCGCCGCCGGGCTGGCCGCGCAGCTCGCGAGCGGTGCAATGCCCGACGGTGAACGCCGTGGTAAAGAAGAAGCGCGCGAGAGCCGGCTCCGCGCCGCCTCCGCAGCGTTCGAGCAGGTCCGCACCGCCCTCGAGGCCCGCTCCCACCGCACCGCCCTCGAAGACCTCTACCTGCGCAACAGCTACTACTACCTCGGCGCCTGCGCCTTTGACCTCAAGGACTACACCGGCGCGATCGCCCACTATGACGCCGCACGCGAGCGCTACCCCAAGGACCCGGCGTCGCTCGTGGCCCTGGTGCAGGTGGTCAGCTGCTACCTCGCGCAGGGCGATGTGGCCAAGGCCGCCCTCGCGAACCAGCGGGCGCAGCGTTTCTACGACTCGATCCCCGCGAGCGCGTGGGAGGACCCAAACCTCCCGATGACGCGTGCCGACTGGAAGCAGTGGCTCGATGCTAAGGACGAGCTCCGGCGTGCCGGCGAGGGCGCCACCGCGGGGGTGAAGGACGAGTAG